The following DNA comes from bacterium.
GGTTTTCGAGACAATGGCAAGAAGGGGATATTGTGTGCTTTTAAGGGAAGGGATGGTTTTACTTTCCTCTCGCTACTACAAAAAATAAATAATTACAACAACTTACATACATTTTCAGGGGAAACCGGGCATGAACCGTTGGTTCACAAATGAGGATGAAAATAGTGGTAGGAGATAGAAGGTAGGAGATAAGGAGATAGGCAACAGGAGTGATATTTTCTTTACTTTCTACTCTCTGCGTCCTGTGCAGTGAAAAAACTATATTTTGTAGCTATAAATAAAAAAGGATTCTGTTTAAATGGGTGATGAAAAGGTTAAAAAACTAAATCATAAAAAATCATTTGATTATTTAAATAAAAGAGAAAAGAAAATTATAAGGGCATTTGTGAAAGAATTAAGAGAAAAATTTGGAGAGAATATTCTCTCTATTCGACTATTTGGGTCAAAGGTAAGGGGTGATTTTGCCAAAGACTCTGATATAGATGTTCTGTTAGTCTTTCAGGTAAAATCAGTAAAAGTAAGAGATAAAGTATATGATATTTTATTTGGTATAGATCCTGACTACGAGTTGAAGATTTCTCCAGGAATTATGTCACTTTATGAATATCAAAAGAATGAAGAACTACACTCGCCCTTTATTGAAAATGTAGAAAAAGAGGGGATAAAATTATGAATGAAGCACTCTGCGAATACAGGATACAAAATGCTAAAGAAAAATTAGCAGCGGCAAAGGTTCTTTATGAAAATGGTCATTATAAAGATTCTATCTCTCGTTCTTATTATGCTATGTTTTCATCTGCCAGAGCGTTACTTGCTACTAAAGGGCTTGATAGTAGTAAACATTCAGGGGTTATCTCTTTATTCAACCAACACTTTGTAAAAACAGAGATAGTAGATAAAACATCAGGAAAAAAATTAGCTATAGCTAAGGATATGCGCGAGGATGGTGATTATAAAGATTTTATGATTGTTTCAAGGGAAGAGGCAGAAATGCAGATTAACGAGGCAGAGAAGATTATTGAAGAAATAGAGAAGGTACTTAACGAATTGAAACGAAAGAAGATATAAGAGATTTAGGAGAGGTTAAGTGCCGTCTCCTGAATATATTCAGGTGTAAGTCAACCATCCGGGTGACTGCGGGTGAAATGACAAAGAGGATGCTTGTCCTACTATACAAAAAGGATTTTGTTTAAATGGGTAATTAATAATGTTAGATATGTTACAAGAAATAAAACAAAAAGCTGTAAATGAATTTAAAGATTTTTTGTTAGATAATTATTCAAATAGAATCGAGTTGATCGAACTTTTTGGCTCAAAAGCAAGAGGAGATGGAGATAAAGAATCAGATATTGACCTTCTAATAGTAGTCGATAAGGAGGATAGGAGATTTGATGATCAAATATGTGAGATGATGACAGAACTATCTCTTGAGTATAATACTTTAGTTTCACCAGTAGTTTTTGAGAAAGAGGAGTTTGAATTGGAGAAGAGAGTAAGAACAGCCATAATTCGAGATATTGAGAGGGATGGAATATTGATATGGAAAGCAACTTGAAAGATTTTTTAAAAAGATGAAATAAGTGTAACAAAGGGAAAGAGGAAAAAGGGGGAAAGATTTTACCGCAGAGACGCTGAGAAACAGAGAAATAAAAGAATTAGAGTATCTCTGCGTCTCTGTGCCTCTGCGGTGAACGGTTACGGAAAAAGATTTTATCTTACTTCCACAAGAAAGGATTTTTTGAAGATGGGTGATGAAAAGGTTAAAAAATTAAATTATAAAAAGTTATTAGCACTTCTTTTATTTAGTGCGTTACTTTTTTTGTTTAGCTTACCTGCCTGTGCTGGCACTGTTACTGTTACTGCAACTAATACCGCCCCGATTAAAATTATTGATGGCGACAGCGATGATTTATTGAAAATTAGTATTTTTAATAATACTGACATTTCACCTGTAGAATGGGCAAAGGTGGATTTAAAATTTACTACCAATGGCACAACACCAATTACTGGTACTGAGGCGAGTAACTTATTTACTCAACTATGGATTGCTAAGGACGATGGTAATGGGGTTTTTACTGATTTAACTGAGGATGGTCCTGCGACATCTACTACCAACTTTTTTTCACTGGGCACAAGTGGGATTTTGTCTATTGTCTTTACTGATAATGATGCCGATCTTCAGATAACCTCTGGGGCAACAAAGACCTTCTTTTTAGTCTTGCAATTAAAACAGGATGCCAGTGCACAAGGGACAAAGACATTTGTCGTTACGATGGATGAAAACGGCACGCAAGGCACCAGTAGTAATTTAGAGTTCATTGTTGATGATGATGGGCTATCAGACAATCCTCTGGTTTTAGAGCAGGAAGGGGCTGAGTTAGTTAGTTCGAGCCAATGTGTAGCAGTGCCAGAAGACCCAACTATAACTGTAACTGATACCGCTCCTACTACCTTAAAAGATGGCAGTATTGACGATATTTTAAAGATAGCGGTTACACATAATAGCAATTCTCTGGCAGGAAATATAGAATTTGCCTACCTGACGATGAAATTTACCTCAGATGGAATCTCTCTTACCGGCACAACCACACCTCAAGCACTATTCCAGAATATATTTGTCTTTCGTGATGGCACTCCTACCGGGATAGGGAATTATGGGTCAGAGGATATTTGTGTCGCTACGGTTACTCAGGGGAGTATTAGTCTAACTTCAAATGGCACAATGACGATTATCCTGCCAGACCCGAGTTCTTATACCGTCACCTCCTGGGGCCCTTCTACCTCTACTTATTTCCTGGTGATAGAATTAACTCAAGGGGCAAGCGGTTGGGCAACCAGAACCTTTGCGGTAACGGTGAATGCCCAGGCAGGTGATGTGGTCATTGAGGATGAAACCAGTGATACTCGACTTGGGATTAATTCCTCAGGCTCAGGGCAATCTACTCAGGTAAAGGCTATCCCCAAAGATCCTGGTGTGGTTGGAACAAATACTGCTCCAGTTAATATCCCGGATGGTAGTGATGATGACCTTTTAAAGATAACCATAACCCATACCGGCACTTCAAGTTCAGGAAGTATCGGATTTGGAACGGCAACATTTAGATTTACCAAAGATGGCACTACTGCCTTATCTAATCAGGATGCAAGTAGATTGTTTGCCTATTTCTATATCTATCGGGATACAGGGGATGGTTCTTATAGTTCATCTACTGATACTCGGGTGGCTACTTACACACCGTCACTTGATACAAATGGTGAGCAAACCTTTGTTTTTGGCACAAGTGATACGAATATCAAGACCGATGGTGGGACATCAACCGTTTATTTCCTGGTGGTCAAGTTATCAGGGACAGCCAGCGGTTATGCTACAGATACATTTGTTGCCTCGATAATTTCGGCAAAGACATTTGACTGGCGGGATAAATTTGAGTTAGCGACCACATTTACTCCAGCGACATCTACCCAGGTCAAGGCAATACCTATTAGACCTGAGGTTGATGTGAGCAATATCGCCCCTGTCAAGATATGTGAGAATGATAAAGATGGGCTTTTGAAGATAAAATTAATTAATCCGGGTATGGCTGGGGCACAGGAGGTAAAGTTTGCCAGTGTGACCGTGAGGTTTGGAAGTCAGACGGATATGCAGTTGACTACAGGACAGGCACAGGCTTTGTTTAAGAAATTGTATATTTATTATGATGAAGATGGAAATGGGCTATTTGGGGCGTCAGATGTAGTAGTTGGTAGTTTGACGCAAAGCCTTATCTCCGGCACAAATACCGTTGAACTTGAGTCAAGCACAAGGACTACGGTCTCTGCTGGAGCATCGGCTACCTATCTTTTTGTGGTGGAATTGACTGGCACGGCAAGCAGTGTCTCACCACGCCTCTTTATGGCAAAGATAAAGGAAGATACCGACCCGGTAGTTAGGGCAGGGGATACCAATGAGCAACTTAGTATGGTTACTTCTGACCTGGGGACATCCACACAGGTAACTGCGGTGTCGCCTAACCCTGATGTCTCGGCTACCTCTACTGCACCTTCCCCTTCAACGATGAGTGACTTAGAAAAAGAAGATTTGCTACGGCTGACATTGACACATAAAGGTATTTTAGGTTCACAGGATATAAGATTGGCTACCGTTACTGTGAAACTTACCTCGAATGGCAGTTCGCCTCTGGATACGCCGCAGGCAAAATCATTGTTTGACAAAATCATTATCTATTACGACACCAATGGCATCTTTGAAGAGGGTGATATGGTAGTTGGCAGTGTAACTAATGCCAATATCTCTCTGGATGGTGGTAAGCAAAAGATAGACCTTTACAATACCGCTGCTGAGACAATTGTTTCTGTAGGTAGTCCTAAATCATATTTTGTGGTGGTGGAGTTGAGGGGGACTGCCAGTGATTCTGCTGTTCGCACCTTTGCGGCAACCTTTGAGCCGGCTACTGATACTACCGTGCGTGATAACCTGTCGAATATTATCCTGACTATTAATCCGACCTCTTCGGTTACCACTGCCGTAATCACTGCTCAAGGCACACCAACACCACCCAATGTTTTTGTCTATGATTCGGCACCTACTTCAATTACTAATGGTGAGACCAACGATCTATTGATGATAAAGTTTGGGCATACAGGTGATTCAAAGGATGCAAATATAGAGATGGTAAGTTTGAAGGTGAAATTTACTAATGGCACACCTACATTTACTGAATTGACTGATACTCAAGCGGCGAATTTATTTCAAGCGGTCTATGTCTATCTTGACAGCGGCAATAATAACTATGATGAAAGTGATACCCAGGTTGGAGCAACGACTACTATTAAAGGGAGTACTACCTTTACCTTTACTGATGGAGATACAAATGTGCAGGTGCCTAAATCTGTTGGCACAAAGACATATCTGTTAGTGGTTAAACTGACAGCCAATGCTAATGATTATGGTACATTTTCCGCTACGATTGATGGCTCGAAGGTAGTTGCTCAGGATGCCAATACTGAGGGCACACTTACCATCGGAGGTTATAATGTAGGCACATCTACCTCATTGAAATCCGCATCAGCAGACCCGTCGATTGTAGTGGATAGCACCGGGCCCGGGACGACAACGATTGACCCAGACTTTGGCAGGATGTTCAATGATGAAACCAATGACTTGCTGAGATTAGAGGTGAGGCATAGTGGTATTCCGGCAACGGTAGGACTTGTATTTGCTACCGTGACTGTCCAATTTACCGATGGTGCTACTGCCTTGACTACTACCCAGACAAAGGAATTGTTTGAGAATATCTTTATTTATCTTGATACTGGCGATTTTGAATTTGGTGGTACTGATACTCCGGTAGCCACAATTACTAATGCCCAGATAGACCTTCCCGGTGGCATTCAAAAGATAGACTTGCCCAATAATTCCTCTACTCAAATTGGCACAGGGGCAACCAAATATTACTTTTTAGTCATAGACCTGAAGGCAACCGCTACCTTGGGTGCGATAAACACATTTAATGCTATTATCGATGGTGATAATTGCACCTTACGACGGCAGGATAACCTTGCTACACATACTATTAGTCCAACTACACCGGCGACATCTACACCGACGACAAAGATTGTGATGAAAAATCCTACGGTAGATGTAGATGATACTGCCCCAGCACCACCTACAATGACCGATGGTGAGCAGGAAGATGTGTTGCGAATTAAGGTATATCATGGAGAAACAGCTACTATTTTGCCCAATGTCCGATTTGCTACTCTAACCGTAACCTTCCTTGGTGGTAAAACAGGTGCGACAATGACTTCTACAGAGGCACAGAATTTATTTAGCAATGTCTGGGTGTATTTAGATTCCGGGAATGATGGAAGCTATAGTCTATCTTCAGACACTATTCGGGTAGGCACTGCTACAACCATAAGTGGGGTAACTTCCATTCCTGTTGCCAGCAGCACAAATACCGTCATTGCTCCGGCGGGTTCAAAAACATACTTTCTCGTTGTCCAATTACGCAATGATGCCGTTAAGGCAAGTAAGCAAGGGACAAATAGCTTTGTAGCGGTGATAAATAGTCTCTATGACCCATTCATAGTTGAGCAGGATAGTGGGTATCGATTGACTGTTTCTTCGCCAGATAGTCCGGTTACTTCCGCTACGGTTACGGCACAGGGGGTCGTGCCGACGGCTACGGTTAATGTAACCAATACTGTGCCCAGCAATCCTTACAATATGCCAGATAGTAACATAGACGATTTGTTGGGGGTAGCAATTACTCATAATGGCACGACTACGGAGTCGTCAATGTGGCTATCACAGATGGAGGTAGTATTTGGCAGCTGGACCGGGGCTTTGACTACCGCACAAGCGAAATCGTTATTTAAGAATATCTATATTTACCTCGATACCGGTGATAATCAATTCCAAACAACAGATACCCTGGTGAAGACAATCCCTAATGCTGAAATTAGCCTTTCGTCTTTGGGCACATTATCCATTGCCTTTACTAAGGTGATAGAGACAACTATCGCCACAAATACCACAAAGACATACTTTGTAGTAGTAGAATTGCGTGAAGATGCCAGTGGCACTTCGACACATACATTCAATGCGACAATTGATGGAGATAGCCAGGTGATTTTAAAGGATGTGAATTTAGAGGAAGGTGGAACGGTAACTATCTCCACTACGAGTCCGGTGACTTCATCCGATGTGCGGGCAGTGCCAAAGAATCCGACGGTAGTTATTTCTTCATCTGCACCTACCAGCCCTCCCGGGATAATAGATAGTCAGGCAGATGATATTTTGAGGATTCAGATTACGCATAATGGCACAATAACCAGTGGAAAGATTGAGTTTGCGACTCTGACGGTGGGTTTTTATAGGTCTAATATGACCTCTATGACAAATGCAGATGTCCAGAATTTATTTGGCACGGTAAGTGTCTATTTGGATGGCGATACTATTGTTAAAGTAGCTACAGGCACGGCTATTTTAGGCACACTTACCTTTACCTTTGATGAGATTTCTGCTACCAGAATAGAG
Coding sequences within:
- a CDS encoding HEPN domain-containing protein; this encodes MNEALCEYRIQNAKEKLAAAKVLYENGHYKDSISRSYYAMFSSARALLATKGLDSSKHSGVISLFNQHFVKTEIVDKTSGKKLAIAKDMREDGDYKDFMIVSREEAEMQINEAEKIIEEIEKVLNELKRKKI
- a CDS encoding nucleotidyltransferase domain-containing protein, giving the protein MLDMLQEIKQKAVNEFKDFLLDNYSNRIELIELFGSKARGDGDKESDIDLLIVVDKEDRRFDDQICEMMTELSLEYNTLVSPVVFEKEEFELEKRVRTAIIRDIERDGILIWKAT
- a CDS encoding nucleotidyltransferase domain-containing protein produces the protein MGDEKVKKLNHKKSFDYLNKREKKIIRAFVKELREKFGENILSIRLFGSKVRGDFAKDSDIDVLLVFQVKSVKVRDKVYDILFGIDPDYELKISPGIMSLYEYQKNEELHSPFIENVEKEGIKL